From the genome of Deltaproteobacteria bacterium:
CCTCCGAGCAGGCGACCGAGATGATGCACCGCCTGCGCGAGCACGAAGGTATCGAGCACGCCTTCGTGGCCTCGGAATGAAGCGCGCAGCGCGCACAGAGGCGGCCGAAGCGCGCACGCTGCGCGCCGGGGCCACCTGGCCCGCGCGCGGCGACCTCGCGACGCTCGCGCGCGAGGGAAACCTGATCCCCGTCTGCCGCGAGATCCTGGCCGACCTGGAGACGCCGGTGTCGGCGTTCCTGAAGATCCATCGCGGGCCGTACGGCTTCCTCCTGGAGAGCGTCGAGGGCGGCGAGAAGTGGGGGCGCTACAGCTTCCTCGGCACCGAGCCGGCGCGCGTCTGGCGCAGCCGCGGGCGCACGCTCGAGATCGAGACGCCGGGCCGCCCGCCGGTGCGCCACACGGTGGACGACCCGTTCGAGGCGCTCCGGCGGCTGCTCGCGGAGTACCGCCCCGTGGCCGTCCCCGGCCTGCCGCGCTTCGCGGGCGGCGCCGTCGGCTACATCGGCTACGAGATGGCGCGTGCCTTCGAGCGGCTGCCCGAGCGCGCCACCGACGACCTCGGGCTGCCGGACGCCTGCCTGCTCCTCGCCGAGAGTCTCCTCGTCTTCGACAACGTGGCGCAGAAGATCAAGGTCGTGTCGCACGTGCACGTGCGCGGGGGCGAGTCGCTCGAGGCGGCGTACGATGCCGCGGTGGCGCGCATCGACGCGCTGGTCGCCCGCCTCGCGGTGCCGCCGATCGAGCCCGCGCCGGTCGACGCGGCGCCCGGCGAGGTGCGCTCGAACTTCACCCAGGCCGCCTACGAGAAGATCGTCGCACGCGCCAAGGAGTACATCCGCGCCGGCGACGTCATCCAGGTCGTGCTGGCGCAGCGCTTCGAGCTGCCGCTCGCGGCGGCGCCCTTCAACGTCTACCGCTGCCTCCGGACCGTGAACCCCTCACCCTACATGTTCTACCTGGCGCTCGGCGACCACGCGCTCGCCGGCGCCTCGCCCGAGGTGATGGTGCGGGTCGAGGGCGGCGAGGTGACGGTGCGTCCGATCGCCGGCACGCGCCCGCGCGGCACGGTCGAGCGCGAGGACGCGGCGCTCGCCGCCGAGCTGGCGGCCGACCCCAAGGAGCGCGCCGAGCACGTCATGCTCCTCGACCTGGGGCGGAACGACGTGGGGCGCGTCGCCGCGACCGGCACGGTGCAGGTGACCGAGAGCTTCGTGATCGAGCGCTATTCGCACGTCATGCACCTGGTCTCCAACGTGCGCGGCACGCTGGCGCCCGGGAGCGACTGCTTCGACGCCTTCCGCGCCACCTTCCCGGCCGGCACGCTGAGCGGCGCGCCCAAGATCCGCGCCATGGAGATCATCGAGGAGCTCGAGCCGGTCCGGCGCGGCGTGTACGGCGGCGCGGTCGGCTACTTCGCGTTCTCGGGCGCGATGGATACGGCGATAACCATTCGGTTCGTCCTGTTCCGCGGCGGGCGCGTTTACGTCCAGGCGGGCGCCGGCATCGTCGCCGACTCCGATCCCGAGGCGGAGCACCGGGAGTGCCTGAACAAGTCGCGCGCCATGCTGCAGGCGGTGCGCCTGGCGGAGGCGCTGTGACGGCGATGCCGCGCCTCCTCATGATCGACAACTACGACTCCTTCACCTACAACCTCGTCCAGTACCTGGGCGAGCTCGGCGCCGCGGTCGACGTACGCCGCAACGACGCCGTCACGCTGGAGGAGGTGGGGGCGCTCCGCCCCGACGGCGTCGTGATCTCGCCCGGGCCGTGCACGCCGCGCGAGGCGGGCGTCTCGGTGCCGTTGATCGAGCGCTTCGCGGGCGAGATCCCCATCCTCGGCGTCTGCCTCGGGCACCAGGCGATCGGCGCCGCCTTCGGCGGCGCGATCGTGC
Proteins encoded in this window:
- the trpE gene encoding anthranilate synthase component I, encoding MKRAARTEAAEARTLRAGATWPARGDLATLAREGNLIPVCREILADLETPVSAFLKIHRGPYGFLLESVEGGEKWGRYSFLGTEPARVWRSRGRTLEIETPGRPPVRHTVDDPFEALRRLLAEYRPVAVPGLPRFAGGAVGYIGYEMARAFERLPERATDDLGLPDACLLLAESLLVFDNVAQKIKVVSHVHVRGGESLEAAYDAAVARIDALVARLAVPPIEPAPVDAAPGEVRSNFTQAAYEKIVARAKEYIRAGDVIQVVLAQRFELPLAAAPFNVYRCLRTVNPSPYMFYLALGDHALAGASPEVMVRVEGGEVTVRPIAGTRPRGTVEREDAALAAELAADPKERAEHVMLLDLGRNDVGRVAATGTVQVTESFVIERYSHVMHLVSNVRGTLAPGSDCFDAFRATFPAGTLSGAPKIRAMEIIEELEPVRRGVYGGAVGYFAFSGAMDTAITIRFVLFRGGRVYVQAGAGIVADSDPEAEHRECLNKSRAMLQAVRLAEAL